The Brachybacterium huguangmaarense genome contains a region encoding:
- a CDS encoding alpha/beta hydrolase, which produces MDDAPTLPSLPEPEPEPAPLLEEGMLDVGDGQRLHYEVSGAPDGVPALYLHGGPGGRLTSGYRRKAPAERCRIIGFSQRGAGLSTPSAAEEGVDLAVHTTAHLIADIERLREALGVEAWIVQGVSWGSTLAIAYAQAHPDRVLGIVLMAVTSTSRREVDWITEDVGAIYPEAWDAFAAFAERHGEFDRHDRSPGRVRIVEAYRRLLTCGDRDLEERAAAAWMAWEDEHIRIGTGDVRGPARPAESLSEQERRFALGFARLVTHYWAHDGFGPEGGLLSRMDRIGHLPGVLIHGRRDVSGPLVTAWELHRAWPASRLVVVEDEGHGGPRMVAAWRAAMEDFARTLSASGTQTGAEGTGRRAVG; this is translated from the coding sequence ATGGACGATGCCCCGACGCTACCCTCCCTCCCCGAGCCCGAGCCCGAGCCCGCACCCCTCCTCGAGGAGGGCATGCTCGACGTCGGCGACGGCCAGCGTCTGCACTACGAGGTCTCCGGCGCCCCCGACGGCGTCCCCGCCCTCTATCTGCACGGCGGTCCCGGCGGCCGCCTCACGAGCGGGTATCGCCGCAAGGCTCCCGCGGAGCGCTGCCGGATCATCGGCTTCTCCCAGCGCGGCGCGGGTCTCAGCACCCCGAGCGCCGCAGAGGAGGGCGTCGACCTCGCCGTCCACACCACGGCGCACCTGATCGCGGACATCGAGCGACTGCGCGAGGCCCTCGGGGTCGAGGCGTGGATCGTGCAGGGCGTCTCGTGGGGCTCGACCCTCGCGATCGCCTACGCCCAGGCCCACCCCGATCGCGTGCTCGGGATCGTGCTGATGGCCGTCACGAGCACGTCGCGCCGCGAGGTCGACTGGATCACCGAGGACGTCGGGGCGATCTACCCCGAGGCCTGGGACGCCTTCGCCGCGTTCGCCGAGCGGCACGGGGAGTTCGACCGCCACGACCGCTCCCCGGGACGGGTGCGGATCGTCGAGGCGTACCGGCGTCTGCTCACATGCGGCGACCGCGACCTCGAGGAGAGGGCCGCGGCTGCATGGATGGCCTGGGAGGACGAGCACATCCGGATCGGCACCGGCGACGTGCGCGGCCCCGCCCGCCCCGCCGAGAGCCTGTCCGAGCAGGAGCGGCGCTTCGCCCTCGGCTTCGCCCGGCTGGTCACCCACTACTGGGCCCACGACGGCTTCGGGCCCGAGGGCGGCCTGCTCTCCCGCATGGATCGGATCGGCCACCTCCCGGGCGTGCTGATCCACGGTCGGCGCGACGTCTCCGGCCCGCTCGTCACCGCCTGGGAGCTGCATCGCGCATGGCCCGCGAGCCGCCTCGTGGTGGTCGAGGACGAGGGGCACGGCGGTCCGCGCATGGTCGCGGCGTGGCGCGCAGCCATGGAGGACTTCGCCCGGACGCTCTCGGCGTCCGGGACGCAGACCGGGGCCGAGGGGACCGGTCGACGCGCCGTAGGGTGA
- a CDS encoding Fpg/Nei family DNA glycosylase encodes MPEGHTVHRLADAFEQGFGGRRVRVSSPQGRFAAEAERLDGQVLVEAEAVGKHLLLGFAPSADTALTDPAVSFVHVHLGLYGSWTFAGDAGFASAPAIGAPRRRVGEVEGDLDVEQDWRRLVPRATVRVRIAGPDGLADLTGPTACELYDATQREALLTRLGPDPLRRDADPSRFVQKVRRSRSGIGVLLMNQDVIAGAGNIYRAEALFRARLDPFVPGEHLTASLVEGIWEDLSALMDYGARTGRIVTTEPEHRDIEARIVERSRGTRQNGDDDPAVVPREKSFYVYHRQTLPCRLCATTVRSAELAGRTVFWCPRCQSVRSRRAVWSREHPAAAWALPGEGLGSGTAGD; translated from the coding sequence GTGCCTGAGGGGCACACCGTCCATCGCCTCGCCGACGCGTTCGAGCAGGGCTTCGGGGGTCGGCGGGTCCGGGTCTCGAGCCCGCAGGGCCGCTTCGCCGCCGAGGCCGAGCGCCTCGACGGGCAGGTGCTCGTGGAGGCCGAGGCGGTCGGCAAGCACCTGCTGCTCGGCTTCGCCCCCTCGGCGGACACGGCTCTGACCGATCCCGCCGTCTCGTTCGTGCACGTCCATCTGGGCCTGTACGGCTCGTGGACCTTCGCCGGCGACGCCGGCTTCGCGTCGGCCCCCGCGATCGGGGCGCCGCGACGCCGGGTCGGGGAGGTCGAGGGCGATCTCGACGTCGAGCAGGACTGGCGGCGTCTCGTGCCGCGCGCGACCGTGCGGGTGAGGATCGCCGGCCCCGACGGGCTCGCCGATCTGACGGGGCCCACCGCATGCGAGCTCTACGACGCCACGCAGCGCGAGGCGCTCCTCACGCGCCTGGGGCCCGACCCCCTGCGGCGCGACGCCGATCCGTCGCGCTTCGTGCAGAAGGTGCGACGCTCGCGCAGCGGCATCGGCGTGCTGCTCATGAACCAGGACGTGATCGCAGGGGCGGGCAACATCTACCGCGCCGAGGCCCTGTTCCGCGCCCGCCTCGACCCCTTCGTGCCGGGGGAGCACCTCACGGCCTCGCTCGTCGAGGGGATCTGGGAGGACCTGTCGGCGCTCATGGACTACGGCGCCCGCACCGGCCGGATCGTCACGACGGAGCCGGAGCACCGCGACATCGAGGCGCGCATCGTCGAACGCTCCCGCGGGACCCGGCAGAACGGCGACGACGATCCCGCGGTGGTGCCGCGCGAGAAGTCGTTCTACGTCTACCACCGTCAGACGCTGCCGTGCCGCCTGTGCGCGACGACCGTGCGCTCCGCCGAGCTCGCCGGGCGCACCGTGTTCTGGTGCCCCCGCTGCCAGAGCGTGCGCTCGCGCCGGGCCGTCTGGTCGCGCGAGCACCCCGCGGCCGCGTGGGCGCTCCCCGGCGAGGGCCTCGGGAGCGGGACGGCGGGGGACTGA
- a CDS encoding ribose-5-phosphate isomerase, with product MRVHIGTDHAGFELKNRLVASLTAKGHEVTDHGAHEYDAVDDYPPFCTAVGEGVVADAGSLGIVIGGSGNGEQIAANKVKGVRAALVWNEDTATLARQHNDANVISVGARQHSEDELEHLIDLFLATPFSGDERHVRRIGLIARYEETGGYGARA from the coding sequence ATGCGTGTCCACATCGGCACCGACCACGCCGGCTTCGAGCTCAAGAACCGGCTCGTCGCCTCCCTCACCGCCAAGGGCCACGAGGTCACCGACCACGGCGCCCACGAGTACGACGCCGTCGACGACTACCCGCCGTTCTGCACGGCCGTCGGCGAGGGCGTCGTCGCCGACGCCGGCTCCCTCGGCATCGTGATCGGCGGCAGCGGCAACGGCGAGCAGATCGCGGCGAACAAGGTGAAGGGGGTGCGCGCCGCCCTCGTGTGGAACGAGGACACGGCGACCCTGGCCCGCCAGCACAACGACGCCAACGTCATCTCCGTGGGCGCCCGCCAGCACAGCGAGGACGAGCTCGAGCACCTGATCGACCTGTTCCTCGCGACGCCGTTCAGCGGCGACGAGCGCCACGTGCGGCGCATCGGCCTCATCGCCCGGTACGAGGAGACCGGCGGGTACGGGGCCCGTGCCTGA
- a CDS encoding ABC transporter ATP-binding protein — protein sequence MSTTPSASGALGLTRADWQAVPADLTSTSTADSDETARRQLAEHASLLPIASGRTAARFMGARLREHAVATALMVLTSTIASLCAAWLPRLIGQAVDVVTAGDGRALWRLGTLIVVAGALQAVFSALAWAQVSALGQRILAGMREDVIDRALDLPAQTMEQAGIGDALSRVADDVDVTARAVNNVVPTLVQTAFFVVVTLIGMATLSPWLLLLVALIVPMYIVAGRWYLPRSARIYRRERIAMGARAQGLLSAIHGSRTVHAYGLEQRETQHVAVLSKAAAVLGMRVVVLVSRVVKGINVPENIAIAGVLLIGYLMVHGFGAPLGMVTAAGIYMTSLIWPMMMVIFTLDDVQSAGASLTRMVGVIDTIDPATSPGDERPRDASIDLTGVSHAYGLDAEGAERVVLEPLDLHIAPGETIALVGASGAGKSTLASIIAGTLAPRHGRVLHGGADLARADLEAIRAHASIVSQDVHVFRGPLSTDLRLARPEATDAELEQALARVGALTWARRLPRGIETEVGEKGEQLTAEQAQQLALARVVLQDPEVLVMDEATADEGSTGARVLEQAALETARGRTTVIVAHRLSQAALADRILVMADGRVVEEGPHEQLLGRGGVYARLWGAWSGEG from the coding sequence ATGAGCACGACCCCCTCCGCCTCCGGCGCGCTCGGGCTGACGCGCGCGGACTGGCAGGCCGTGCCGGCCGACCTCACCTCGACCTCGACCGCCGACTCCGACGAGACGGCGCGCCGGCAGCTCGCCGAGCACGCCTCCCTGCTGCCGATCGCGAGCGGCCGCACGGCCGCGCGCTTCATGGGCGCCCGGCTGCGCGAGCACGCCGTGGCGACCGCGCTCATGGTGCTCACGAGCACGATCGCCTCGCTGTGCGCGGCCTGGCTGCCACGCCTGATCGGGCAGGCCGTCGACGTCGTGACCGCGGGCGACGGCCGGGCCCTGTGGCGCCTCGGCACGCTCATCGTGGTCGCGGGCGCGTTGCAGGCCGTGTTCTCCGCGCTCGCGTGGGCGCAGGTGAGCGCCCTGGGTCAGCGCATCCTCGCCGGGATGCGCGAGGACGTGATCGACCGGGCGCTCGACCTGCCCGCCCAGACCATGGAGCAGGCCGGCATCGGCGACGCCCTCTCGCGGGTCGCCGACGACGTCGACGTGACCGCGCGCGCCGTCAACAACGTCGTGCCCACGCTCGTGCAGACCGCCTTCTTCGTGGTGGTCACCCTGATCGGGATGGCGACCCTGTCGCCCTGGCTGCTGCTCCTGGTGGCCCTCATCGTGCCGATGTACATCGTCGCGGGGCGCTGGTACCTGCCGCGCTCGGCCCGCATCTACCGCCGCGAGCGGATCGCGATGGGCGCCCGCGCCCAGGGGCTGCTCTCGGCCATCCACGGCTCGCGCACCGTGCACGCCTACGGTCTCGAGCAGCGCGAGACCCAGCACGTGGCCGTGCTGTCCAAAGCCGCGGCGGTGCTCGGCATGCGGGTCGTGGTGCTCGTGTCGCGCGTGGTCAAGGGCATCAACGTGCCCGAGAACATCGCGATCGCGGGCGTGCTGCTCATCGGCTACCTGATGGTCCACGGCTTCGGCGCCCCGCTCGGCATGGTGACGGCGGCCGGGATCTACATGACCTCGCTCATCTGGCCGATGATGATGGTGATCTTCACCCTCGACGACGTGCAGTCCGCGGGCGCGAGCCTCACCCGCATGGTGGGCGTGATCGACACGATCGACCCCGCCACGTCCCCCGGCGACGAGCGTCCGCGGGACGCCTCGATCGACCTGACGGGGGTCTCCCACGCCTACGGCCTCGACGCCGAGGGCGCCGAGCGGGTCGTGCTCGAGCCGCTGGACCTGCACATCGCGCCGGGCGAGACGATCGCCCTGGTGGGGGCGTCGGGCGCCGGCAAGTCGACGCTCGCCTCGATCATCGCGGGCACCCTCGCGCCGCGCCACGGCAGGGTCCTGCACGGCGGGGCCGATCTCGCGCGCGCCGACCTCGAGGCGATCCGCGCGCACGCCTCGATCGTCAGCCAGGACGTGCACGTCTTCCGCGGGCCGCTGTCCACCGACCTGCGTCTGGCCCGGCCGGAGGCGACCGACGCCGAGCTCGAGCAGGCCCTCGCCCGGGTCGGCGCGCTGACCTGGGCGCGACGGCTGCCCCGCGGGATCGAGACCGAGGTGGGCGAGAAGGGCGAGCAGCTCACGGCCGAGCAGGCCCAGCAGCTCGCGCTCGCCCGCGTCGTGCTCCAGGACCCCGAGGTCCTCGTCATGGACGAGGCGACCGCGGACGAGGGCTCGACCGGGGCGCGCGTCCTCGAGCAGGCGGCCCTCGAGACCGCGCGGGGACGCACGACCGTGATCGTCGCCCACCGCCTGTCCCAGGCGGCGCTGGCCGACCGCATCCTCGTCATGGCCGACGGCCGCGTGGTCGAGGAAGGGCCCCACGAGCAGCTGCTCGGGCGCGGCGGCGTGTACGCCCGGCTGTGGGGCGCGTGGTCCGGCGAGGGCTGA
- a CDS encoding DUF402 domain-containing protein — MPSTRRWSPGDHVTWTYYTLQHPTRTVRPGTVVLDDDRGIVVWIAPGTEVLLPVLESGAALRRAGDEGMFTAPRVQSKQLWTGNGILMIGLPDKPYSVWLFYKDDGSLGCYYVNLETPFERTDEGVRTRDLVLDLVVLPRRDWHYKDEDELEGAERVGYFSAEEAEDIRRAGRCAVRDIESWAYPFEAGFEHFFPDPSWKIPELPSHYTWDLDLTSR, encoded by the coding sequence ATGCCTTCGACGCGACGCTGGTCGCCCGGCGACCACGTGACCTGGACCTACTACACCCTTCAACACCCCACCCGCACCGTGCGCCCCGGGACCGTCGTGCTCGACGACGACCGCGGGATCGTCGTGTGGATCGCCCCGGGCACCGAGGTGCTGCTGCCCGTGCTCGAGAGCGGGGCCGCCCTGCGCCGTGCCGGTGACGAGGGCATGTTCACCGCCCCGCGGGTGCAGTCCAAGCAGCTGTGGACGGGCAACGGGATCCTCATGATCGGGCTGCCCGACAAGCCGTACTCGGTGTGGCTGTTCTACAAGGACGACGGCTCCCTGGGCTGCTACTACGTCAACCTCGAGACCCCCTTCGAGCGCACCGACGAAGGGGTGCGCACGCGCGACCTCGTGCTGGACCTCGTGGTGCTGCCGCGTCGCGACTGGCACTACAAGGACGAGGACGAGCTCGAGGGCGCCGAGCGCGTCGGCTACTTCTCCGCCGAGGAGGCCGAGGACATCCGACGGGCCGGGCGCTGCGCGGTGCGGGACATCGAGAGCTGGGCCTATCCCTTCGAGGCCGGCTTCGAGCACTTCTTCCCCGACCCCTCGTGGAAGATCCCGGAGCTGCCCTCCCACTACACGTGGGACCTCGACCTCACCTCCCGCTGA
- a CDS encoding TspO/MBR family protein, with translation MSRSHPSRSLLPRARHLVPTGLLTAAAAAAGTVATRQGVDSDWFERLDKPDFFPPRWAFPVAWTALYADIAATSAAALDELPEEERRALWRALTVNLGLNAAWCWVFFARREVALSVPVVAALTLSSAGLVRRVGRARRRYALALLPYPAWCAFATALSGAISARNPED, from the coding sequence ATGTCCCGATCGCATCCGTCCCGCTCGCTCCTGCCCCGCGCCCGTCACCTCGTGCCGACCGGCCTGCTCACCGCCGCCGCGGCGGCCGCGGGCACCGTCGCGACCCGGCAGGGCGTCGACTCCGACTGGTTCGAGCGTCTCGACAAGCCCGACTTCTTCCCGCCCCGCTGGGCGTTCCCGGTCGCCTGGACGGCGCTGTACGCCGACATCGCCGCCACGAGCGCCGCGGCCCTCGACGAGCTGCCCGAGGAGGAGCGGCGTGCGCTCTGGCGTGCCCTGACGGTGAACCTCGGGCTCAACGCGGCCTGGTGCTGGGTGTTCTTCGCCCGGCGCGAGGTGGCGCTGTCGGTCCCCGTCGTCGCGGCGCTCACCCTCTCGAGCGCCGGCCTGGTGCGGCGCGTCGGCCGGGCCCGGCGGCGCTACGCCCTCGCCCTTCTGCCCTACCCGGCCTGGTGCGCGTTCGCGACCGCGCTGAGCGGGGCCATCTCGGCCCGCAACCCCGAGGACTGA
- a CDS encoding ABC transporter transmembrane domain-containing protein, which produces MSSPFPVASSATPDPAAAHAASRSVLRSIVRANRRMLIRVLPLSIYSEGIEIVVPIGLGIVIDRGIIAGDLLITVLGALAIVAARVLGMFTWVDVFLRSQEGRMRERHRLRVVATAAVLDPRSSTADRPAGEVLSIATSDADKASDILDMLPWAFPASAVVLGCAVWFTILDLWLGLTLFLGLLALVIVIRVVSPVLSRRYDAQQSEAAEAAATATDLVQGLRVLQGLGVQSRARARYREQSRTALRAALTNARFSGVSSGLTTLVTAVMLAAVVVIAARHTLSGVMTLGTLIAVVGVTRSIMGQLQGLSGVPVWWASISTSARRVRDLLADLGWTVDDPRLQELTPSGGAEGRAPRRAGAGGLRIADADHGTLEGVDLEVPDGHVVAVACGDLADADALLEVVTGGAPGARLGERAVASLDPEEARADLLVEPHRVDLFDGTLRDQLATRVPRGAATDGSDDAWADAALHAAGAEDMLRILPDGFDSRILDRGANLSGGQRQRIALARAVAADAPVLVLQDPTTAVDAVTEQHIAEALTAARRLPDRATLVLTRAPALLREADRVVFVRDGRVAAQGTHTDLMDDDHYREAVQR; this is translated from the coding sequence GTGTCGTCCCCCTTCCCCGTCGCCTCCTCCGCGACGCCTGATCCCGCCGCCGCGCACGCCGCCTCCCGCTCGGTCCTTCGCTCGATCGTGCGCGCCAACCGCCGGATGCTGATCCGCGTGCTGCCCCTGTCCATCTACTCCGAGGGCATCGAGATCGTCGTGCCCATCGGCCTCGGCATCGTCATCGACCGCGGCATCATCGCGGGCGACCTCCTGATCACGGTCCTCGGCGCCCTCGCGATCGTCGCCGCGCGCGTGCTGGGCATGTTCACCTGGGTCGACGTGTTCCTGCGCTCGCAGGAGGGGCGCATGCGCGAGCGCCACCGCCTGCGCGTGGTCGCGACCGCGGCGGTGCTCGACCCGCGGTCGTCCACGGCGGACCGCCCCGCGGGCGAGGTGCTCTCGATCGCGACCTCCGACGCCGACAAGGCCTCGGACATCCTCGACATGCTGCCGTGGGCGTTCCCCGCCTCCGCCGTCGTGCTCGGCTGCGCCGTCTGGTTCACGATCCTGGACCTGTGGCTCGGCCTGACCCTCTTCCTGGGCCTGCTCGCCCTGGTCATCGTGATCCGCGTGGTCTCCCCCGTGCTCTCCCGCCGCTACGACGCCCAGCAGTCCGAGGCGGCCGAGGCGGCGGCCACCGCGACCGACCTCGTGCAGGGTCTGCGGGTGCTGCAGGGCCTCGGCGTGCAGTCCCGCGCCCGGGCCCGCTATCGGGAGCAGTCGCGCACGGCCCTGCGGGCGGCCCTGACCAACGCCCGCTTCTCCGGGGTCTCGAGCGGCCTCACCACGCTCGTGACCGCCGTGATGCTCGCGGCCGTCGTCGTGATCGCCGCCCGCCACACCCTGAGCGGGGTGATGACGCTCGGCACCCTGATCGCCGTGGTCGGCGTGACCCGCTCGATCATGGGCCAGCTCCAGGGCCTGTCCGGTGTGCCGGTGTGGTGGGCGAGCATCTCGACGTCCGCCCGCCGTGTGCGCGACCTGCTCGCCGACCTCGGCTGGACGGTCGACGACCCGCGCCTGCAGGAGCTCACCCCCTCGGGCGGCGCCGAGGGCCGGGCGCCGCGCCGCGCCGGCGCGGGCGGCCTGCGGATCGCCGACGCCGACCACGGCACCCTCGAGGGCGTGGACCTCGAGGTCCCCGACGGCCACGTGGTCGCGGTCGCGTGCGGCGACCTCGCCGACGCCGACGCCCTGCTCGAGGTCGTGACGGGAGGCGCCCCCGGCGCCCGCCTCGGCGAGCGCGCCGTGGCCTCCCTCGATCCCGAGGAGGCCCGCGCCGACCTCCTGGTCGAGCCGCACCGCGTGGACCTGTTCGACGGCACGCTGCGCGACCAGCTCGCCACGCGCGTGCCGCGCGGCGCCGCGACCGACGGGAGCGACGACGCCTGGGCGGACGCCGCGCTGCACGCGGCGGGCGCCGAGGACATGCTGCGCATCCTGCCCGACGGCTTCGACTCGCGGATCCTGGACCGCGGCGCCAACCTGTCGGGCGGACAGCGCCAGCGCATCGCGCTCGCGCGCGCGGTCGCGGCCGACGCCCCGGTGCTCGTCCTGCAGGACCCGACCACCGCTGTCGACGCCGTCACCGAGCAGCACATCGCCGAGGCCCTCACGGCGGCCCGGCGCCTGCCCGATCGGGCCACGCTCGTGCTCACGCGCGCGCCGGCCCTGCTGCGCGAGGCCGACCGCGTCGTCTTCGTGCGCGACGGCCGCGTCGCGGCCCAGGGCACCCACACCGATCTGATGGACGACGACCACTACCGAGAGGCGGTGCAGCGATGA
- a CDS encoding mycothiol-dependent nitroreductase Rv2466c family protein gives MPAQDVTLYFDPICPFAWMTSRWLLHAAEVRDVNPVFSVMSLAVLNEGRDLPEDYRRSMDEAWGPARVALKVEQSASQEQLAAFYTAFGEDYHVGDSGDRRGSTATALATAGLPAEWLDAYDSADLDEDLRAAQRAVVDMVGDEVGTPVVSFGEGVAYFGPVISPAPKGEQAGILFDALAAATTVPGFFELKRTRDHGPDFS, from the coding sequence ATGCCCGCTCAGGACGTCACGCTGTACTTCGACCCCATCTGCCCGTTCGCCTGGATGACGAGCCGCTGGTTGCTGCACGCCGCCGAGGTCCGCGACGTCAACCCCGTGTTCTCGGTCATGAGCCTCGCCGTGCTCAACGAGGGACGTGACCTCCCCGAGGACTACCGCCGCTCGATGGACGAGGCCTGGGGCCCCGCCCGCGTGGCCCTCAAGGTCGAGCAGTCGGCCTCCCAGGAGCAGCTCGCCGCGTTCTACACCGCCTTCGGCGAGGACTACCACGTGGGCGACTCGGGCGATCGTCGCGGGTCGACCGCGACCGCCCTGGCGACCGCCGGCCTGCCGGCCGAGTGGCTCGACGCGTACGACTCCGCGGACCTCGACGAGGACCTGCGCGCGGCCCAGCGCGCCGTGGTCGACATGGTGGGCGACGAGGTGGGCACGCCGGTCGTGTCCTTCGGCGAGGGCGTGGCCTACTTCGGTCCCGTCATCTCCCCGGCCCCCAAGGGCGAGCAGGCCGGGATCCTGTTCGACGCGCTCGCCGCGGCGACGACGGTCCCCGGCTTCTTCGAGCTCAAGCGCACGCGCGACCACGGCCCCGACTTCTCCTGA
- the pepN gene encoding aminopeptidase N translates to MPATENLTREEARERASFLSTDSYDVRLDLTGGPTTFRTETTIRFRSSVARETFVDLIAPAVHEIELNGELLADPASRFDGARVQLPALAEGENVVRVLADGAYMNTGEGLHRFVDPVDDEVYLYTQFEVSDARRMFACFEQPDLKAVFTFTVTAPEHWRVISNAPTPEPTPADTGTATWSFDPTEPISTYLTALIAGRYEGGEGSVTTRDGRTIPMGVYARASLAEHLDPQNIIDVTAAGITFYERAFDCDFPFRKYDQVFVPEYNMGAMENPGAITYVESYVFRSDVSDAIRERRDLTVLHELAHMWFGDLVTMRWWDDLWLNESFAEYASTLASAEATRWRDAWTTFAGSEKSWAYNQDQLPSTHPIVADMVDFDAVETNFDGITYAKGASVLRQLVAYVGQDAFFEGLRAYFRKHAWSNTELDDLLVELEATSGRDLREWSALWLETAGVTTLRPVIERDADGVVRRFAVEQTAPADHPTLRPHRLRIAGFTLADGRLRRTSEVEIDVDGASTPVPALEGKAADLWLVNDGDLAYAKVRLDEASLQVAMEHLRDIDDPLARTLIWGAAWDMVRDAELPSRRFHELVLANLTGEDQSSVIRTLLGQLDAVTGRYAAPADRARRGEATADALWSLAQEARGGSDAQLQFVEAFARHAVSAAHERVLAGLLDGSVALEARRIDTDLRWKLVIALASLGAVDEAAVDAVLADDDTQSGRKSALTARAALPTPDAKAEAWRRTVEEDVLPNESVTAVVQGFWRVHDDALVQVYTGPYFTMLDDVWEARSNEIANRLIQGYFPSSFPSQDVVAHADAWLAEHEDAPLGLRRPIVEGRDGVARALRVQQADTAS, encoded by the coding sequence ATGCCTGCAACCGAGAACCTCACCCGTGAGGAGGCGCGCGAACGCGCCTCCTTCCTCTCCACGGACTCCTACGACGTCCGTCTCGACCTGACCGGCGGCCCCACGACGTTCCGCACCGAGACCACCATCCGGTTCCGCTCGAGCGTGGCGCGCGAGACCTTCGTCGACCTGATCGCCCCGGCCGTGCACGAGATCGAGCTCAACGGCGAGCTGCTCGCGGACCCCGCCTCCCGCTTCGACGGCGCCCGCGTGCAGCTGCCCGCGCTCGCCGAGGGCGAGAACGTCGTGCGCGTCCTCGCGGACGGCGCCTACATGAACACCGGCGAGGGCCTGCACCGCTTCGTGGACCCCGTCGACGACGAGGTGTACCTCTACACCCAGTTCGAGGTCTCCGACGCCCGGCGCATGTTCGCGTGCTTCGAGCAGCCCGACCTCAAGGCCGTCTTCACCTTCACGGTGACCGCGCCGGAGCACTGGCGGGTCATCTCCAACGCCCCGACCCCCGAGCCGACGCCCGCGGACACGGGCACCGCGACCTGGTCGTTCGATCCCACCGAGCCCATCTCGACCTACCTGACGGCGCTCATCGCGGGACGCTACGAGGGCGGCGAGGGCTCCGTGACCACGCGCGACGGCCGCACCATCCCGATGGGCGTGTACGCGCGGGCCTCGCTCGCCGAGCACCTGGACCCGCAGAACATCATCGACGTGACCGCCGCCGGCATCACCTTCTACGAGCGGGCCTTCGACTGCGACTTCCCGTTCCGCAAGTACGACCAGGTCTTCGTGCCCGAGTACAACATGGGCGCGATGGAGAACCCCGGCGCGATCACCTACGTCGAGTCCTACGTGTTCCGCTCCGACGTCTCGGACGCGATCCGCGAGCGCCGCGACCTGACGGTCCTCCACGAGCTCGCCCACATGTGGTTCGGCGACCTCGTGACGATGCGCTGGTGGGACGACCTGTGGCTCAACGAGTCCTTCGCCGAGTACGCCTCGACGCTCGCCTCGGCCGAGGCGACGCGTTGGCGCGACGCGTGGACGACCTTCGCGGGCAGCGAGAAGTCGTGGGCCTACAACCAGGACCAGCTGCCCTCGACCCACCCGATCGTCGCCGACATGGTCGACTTCGACGCGGTCGAGACCAACTTCGACGGCATCACGTACGCCAAGGGCGCCTCCGTGCTGCGCCAGCTCGTGGCCTACGTGGGCCAGGACGCGTTCTTCGAGGGCCTGCGCGCCTACTTCCGCAAGCACGCGTGGTCCAACACCGAGCTGGACGACCTGCTCGTCGAGCTCGAGGCCACGAGCGGCCGCGATCTGCGCGAGTGGTCGGCGCTGTGGCTCGAGACGGCGGGCGTGACCACCCTGCGCCCCGTCATCGAGCGCGACGCCGACGGCGTCGTGCGCCGCTTCGCGGTCGAGCAGACCGCGCCGGCCGACCATCCGACGCTGCGACCGCACCGGCTGCGGATCGCCGGTTTCACGCTCGCCGACGGGCGCCTGCGCCGCACCTCCGAGGTCGAGATCGACGTCGACGGCGCCTCGACCCCCGTGCCCGCCCTCGAGGGAAAGGCGGCGGATCTCTGGCTCGTCAACGACGGCGATCTCGCCTACGCCAAGGTGCGCCTGGACGAGGCCTCGCTGCAGGTCGCCATGGAGCATCTGCGCGACATCGACGACCCGCTGGCCCGGACCCTGATCTGGGGCGCCGCGTGGGACATGGTGCGCGATGCCGAGCTGCCCTCGCGGCGCTTCCACGAGCTCGTGCTCGCGAACCTCACGGGCGAGGACCAGTCCTCGGTGATCCGCACCCTGCTGGGCCAGCTCGACGCCGTGACCGGCCGCTACGCGGCACCCGCGGATCGGGCGCGCCGCGGCGAGGCCACCGCGGACGCCCTGTGGTCCCTCGCCCAGGAGGCGCGCGGCGGCTCGGACGCGCAGCTCCAGTTCGTCGAGGCCTTCGCCCGCCACGCGGTGAGCGCCGCGCACGAGCGCGTGCTCGCGGGGCTGCTCGACGGCTCCGTCGCCCTCGAGGCGCGTCGAATCGACACGGACCTGCGCTGGAAGCTCGTGATCGCCCTGGCCTCCCTCGGCGCCGTCGACGAGGCGGCCGTCGACGCGGTGCTCGCCGACGACGACACCCAGTCCGGCCGCAAGAGCGCCCTCACGGCGCGCGCCGCCCTCCCCACGCCGGACGCCAAGGCCGAGGCCTGGCGCCGGACCGTCGAGGAGGACGTGCTGCCGAACGAGTCGGTGACCGCGGTCGTGCAGGGCTTCTGGCGCGTGCACGACGACGCCCTCGTGCAGGTCTACACGGGCCCGTACTTCACGATGCTCGACGACGTGTGGGAGGCGCGCTCCAACGAGATCGCCAACCGCCTGATCCAGGGCTACTTCCCGTCGTCCTTCCCGAGCCAGGACGTGGTGGCGCACGCCGACGCGTGGCTCGCCGAGCACGAGGACGCGCCGCTGGGCCTGCGCCGACCCATCGTCGAGGGCCGCGACGGCGTGGCCCGCGCCCTGCGCGTGCAGCAGGCCGACACGGCCTCCTGA